The Paenibacillus uliginis N3/975 genome has a window encoding:
- a CDS encoding putative polysaccharide biosynthesis protein has translation MKPTESGSRLLQGAFILSAAAIVSKLIGTLQKIPLQNMGGDAVFGIYNTVYPLYMMIITIAAAGFPAALSKYVAEYEAAGRREDSWRMLRVSTAVLVLFGLILGAAMYFGAPQLGVWIGDDHVVPALRSGALALAFVPWMALLRGYFQGLHNMVPTAVSQIVEQSVRVAVMIILLLYMTGAGADVDEIAAGALFGSAAGGAAGLLVMAFYWRKHAFSRRTMTVGEEPEGNGSRAAEQHHHTVQLPAAREGYGQMLRRLAVYAVPICLSALAVPLIGLVDTFTVPRLLKDIGLPGGAVMAEFGVYNRGLPLVQLVTMMATSLSVLFIPALAEAKFKGEIGQVVNQCRLALRWFWLFGLAASVGLAVLAEPINIMLYQDAEGSGVMRWISFTAVGGTVSIISAALLQGVGIVRAPAVHLLAAALLKLGLNLLLVPEWGITGAAIAGVAAHFVAAALNVAMLVRSIGVRLRAVNLLAKPAFMLAGLALAAWGAASAASSILAASGFAPGRISAAAASLVGVVAGGGAFLAGAALTKLLTEEELLMLPKVGRPLAAMLKAMHVMR, from the coding sequence ATGAAACCTACTGAATCAGGATCAAGGCTTCTTCAAGGGGCATTTATTCTCAGCGCAGCAGCGATTGTCTCCAAGCTGATTGGAACATTGCAAAAAATACCGCTGCAAAACATGGGCGGCGATGCTGTTTTCGGCATTTATAATACGGTTTACCCTTTATACATGATGATCATTACGATAGCCGCGGCCGGATTCCCGGCGGCTCTATCGAAATATGTGGCCGAATATGAGGCAGCGGGACGGCGGGAAGACAGCTGGAGGATGCTTCGTGTATCGACGGCCGTCCTTGTCTTGTTCGGTCTTATACTGGGAGCGGCTATGTATTTCGGCGCTCCGCAGCTCGGAGTATGGATCGGAGATGATCATGTCGTACCTGCACTTCGCAGCGGGGCACTGGCCTTGGCTTTTGTGCCGTGGATGGCGCTTCTGCGGGGATATTTTCAGGGGCTTCACAACATGGTACCGACAGCGGTATCGCAGATTGTGGAGCAGAGCGTGCGTGTGGCTGTCATGATCATTCTTCTGCTATACATGACAGGTGCAGGGGCAGATGTTGATGAGATTGCAGCCGGTGCGCTGTTCGGATCAGCTGCAGGCGGAGCGGCAGGATTGCTTGTGATGGCATTCTATTGGCGTAAACATGCTTTTTCGCGGAGAACAATGACTGTGGGGGAAGAGCCGGAAGGCAATGGCTCGCGTGCAGCAGAACAGCATCACCATACAGTTCAGCTGCCTGCAGCGCGGGAAGGGTATGGCCAAATGCTTCGGCGTCTGGCTGTTTATGCGGTACCTATATGCTTAAGCGCACTTGCTGTGCCGCTAATCGGTCTCGTAGACACGTTTACTGTACCTAGACTGCTGAAAGACATCGGTTTGCCGGGTGGGGCTGTGATGGCCGAATTTGGTGTATATAACCGGGGGCTTCCGCTTGTGCAGCTTGTGACCATGATGGCTACTTCACTGTCTGTATTGTTTATTCCTGCCCTAGCGGAAGCTAAATTTAAAGGAGAGATCGGGCAAGTGGTCAACCAGTGCCGCTTGGCGCTGCGTTGGTTCTGGCTGTTTGGCCTTGCAGCATCCGTTGGCCTGGCTGTGCTGGCCGAACCGATCAACATTATGCTGTATCAGGATGCGGAAGGCAGCGGCGTCATGCGCTGGATCTCTTTCACGGCGGTTGGCGGCACGGTTAGCATCATCTCAGCGGCGTTATTGCAGGGCGTTGGCATCGTCAGGGCTCCGGCGGTCCATCTGTTGGCGGCAGCTCTGCTTAAGCTAGGGCTTAACCTACTGCTGGTGCCTGAGTGGGGTATTACCGGCGCAGCCATTGCCGGCGTGGCCGCGCATTTCGTCGCCGCTGCGTTGAACGTGGCCATGCTGGTTCGCTCTATCGGCGTCCGGCTTCGTGCTGTAAACCTGCTTGCCAAGCCCGCGTTTATGCTCGCGGGACTGGCGCTGGCCGCCTGGGGTGCTGCTAGCGCGGCCAGCAGCATTCTTGCAGCGTCCGGATTTGCCCCGGGCCGCATAAGCGCCGCAGCCGCAAGTCTGGTCGGCGTCGTGGCTGGAGGCGGCGCCTTTCTGGCGGGAGCCGCGCTCACGAAGCTCCTCACAGAGGAGGAGCTTCTCATGCTGCCGAAGGTCGGCAGACCGCTGGCAGCAATGCTCAAGGCAATGCATGTGATGCGCTGA
- the spoVT gene encoding stage V sporulation protein T, producing the protein MKATGIVRRIDDLGRVVIPKEIRRTLRIREGDPLEIFVDRDGEVILKKYSPIGELGDFAKEYAESLYEGTGHITIISDRDTFIAVAGGSKKEYLDKQIGNLLENCMENRKTVLETNKGTYEISKDTPEEFSCFVAAPIVTGGDPIGSVLLLNKDESVTMGQMEVKMAETAAAFLGKQMEQ; encoded by the coding sequence ATGAAAGCTACTGGAATCGTCCGCCGTATAGATGACCTCGGGCGCGTGGTCATCCCAAAAGAAATTAGACGCACACTGCGTATCCGTGAAGGAGATCCGCTTGAGATTTTTGTTGACCGGGATGGAGAAGTAATTCTAAAGAAATACTCTCCAATCGGGGAACTGGGAGACTTCGCGAAGGAGTATGCCGAATCATTGTATGAAGGCACAGGTCACATTACGATCATCTCCGACCGCGATACATTCATCGCTGTAGCCGGGGGATCCAAGAAAGAATATTTGGACAAGCAGATCGGTAACCTGCTCGAAAACTGTATGGAAAACCGCAAGACTGTGTTGGAAACGAACAAAGGCACATATGAGATCAGTAAAGATACACCTGAGGAATTTTCCTGCTTTGTAGCGGCTCCAATCGTTACAGGTGGAGATCCGATCGGTAGTGTGCTGCTGCTGAATAAAGACGAATCGGTTACGATGGGCCAGATGGAAGTGAAGATGGCTGAAACAGCCGCTGCATTTCTTGGCAAACAAATGGAGCAATAA
- a CDS encoding peptidylprolyl isomerase — protein MPSRNKKAWKTFIVSLTAVMSMSVLAACGNDTNNKEPQKDDSKVVVKYKGGEITEKEFDLEQRVMQFMSPEYAQFLQMDQFKEYLAKQGVTYEYLYSKAGDEAKKEAEKQADDMVKQYKNAMGEEEFKKALDAQKLTEQDFKNYMLRVMTVMEDQKNKVTEEDIKKEFESNKLDYSVISVRHVLIGFTDLEGKERKKEDALKLAKEVKSKLDKGEDFAKVAKEYSEDTGSKDQGGLYENKEARTWVTQFKEQALTLPLNKISDPVETDYGYHIMKVESRKEVTYDKLSDTQKEGIHNELASAKVDTFMKNELNDLIEKMDLPKSETPDKPATEGEDKGAESTDNAPATDEGTKDGKQTEDNKKTEDTGK, from the coding sequence ATGCCGTCAAGAAATAAAAAGGCATGGAAAACATTTATCGTATCGCTTACTGCGGTAATGTCCATGTCGGTGCTCGCTGCATGCGGGAACGACACTAATAATAAAGAACCACAGAAGGACGACAGCAAAGTCGTCGTTAAATACAAGGGTGGGGAAATCACCGAGAAGGAATTCGACCTGGAACAGCGGGTTATGCAGTTCATGTCTCCAGAATACGCCCAGTTCTTGCAGATGGACCAATTCAAAGAGTATTTGGCCAAGCAGGGAGTTACTTACGAATATCTTTATTCCAAAGCTGGTGATGAGGCGAAGAAAGAAGCCGAAAAACAGGCAGATGATATGGTGAAGCAGTACAAAAACGCGATGGGTGAAGAGGAATTCAAAAAAGCTCTCGATGCTCAAAAACTGACGGAGCAGGATTTTAAGAATTACATGCTTCGCGTTATGACCGTGATGGAGGATCAGAAGAACAAGGTGACGGAAGAGGATATCAAGAAGGAGTTCGAGAGCAATAAATTGGACTACTCGGTAATTAGTGTCCGCCATGTTCTGATTGGTTTTACAGATCTGGAAGGCAAGGAGCGCAAGAAAGAAGATGCTTTAAAACTTGCTAAAGAGGTTAAATCTAAACTGGACAAGGGTGAGGACTTTGCTAAGGTTGCAAAGGAGTATTCCGAGGATACGGGCTCCAAGGATCAAGGTGGCCTGTATGAGAACAAGGAAGCCCGCACCTGGGTTACCCAATTCAAAGAACAAGCACTGACGCTTCCGCTGAACAAAATCAGTGACCCTGTTGAGACAGATTATGGTTACCATATCATGAAGGTTGAAAGCCGTAAGGAAGTCACGTATGACAAGCTGAGTGATACCCAGAAGGAAGGTATTCATAACGAACTGGCTTCGGCCAAAGTCGACACGTTCATGAAGAATGAGCTGAACGATCTGATTGAAAAAATGGATCTTCCAAAGAGTGAGACTCCTGACAAACCAGCTACTGAAGGTGAGGACAAGGGAGCCGAAAGCACGGATAATGCCCCTGCAACAGACGAGGGAACGAAAGACGGCAAGCAAACAGAAGACAACAAGAAAACGGAAGATACCGGGAAATAG
- the mfd gene encoding transcription-repair coupling factor, with protein MLQALIDVFSEDSDFKSIAAGTSAGMREQLISGLSGSSRQILMAALYQNQQRPLLVITHNMFSAQKIADDLQEVLSADQVLLYPANELVAAESAVSSPETLAQRIDVLHRCARGFRGVVVAPFSGVRRLLPATEVMADARIILNDGGTLELESFLSRMIELGYERVERVESRGEMSVRGGIIDFYPMTSAFAFRVELFDEDIDSIRTFDPSDQRSIDKVKEVIITPCKEIIADTERLSRAADIISRMLETQLERMTDRQAKLRLREEINREMEMLRERVYFPEIYKYISLLYPEKTHLYDYMPEDTLLIMDEPARLLETAKQLERDEAEWNLHLMQNGKSLPDLPLSLDSDEVMYQHRFQTLLISIFLRQVPRIQPQNIVNFITRGMQDFHGQMNVLKAEMERWHKTGVKVMMLAGGPDRMDRMKRVLNDYGIDEPVMLEGSLQNGFEMPSVHAAIITEAEMFSQKQRKARKTNKNMDNAERIKSYTELKVGDYVVHQNHGIGKYMGIGTLEINGIHKDYMHILYAGSDKLSVPIEQIDLIQKYVGSEDKEPKVYKLGGNEWTRVKNKVRSSVQDIADDLIKLYADRQSAPGYGFEKDTTEQQEFEDLFPYDETHDQLRAIGEIKKDMEQNRPMDRLLCGDVGYGKTEVAVRAAFKAAIEGKQVAVLVPTTILAQQHYETFRERFANYPINIQVLSRFRSRKEQNETIKKVKQGTADILIGTHRLLSQDLVFKDLGLLIVDEEQRFGVTHKEKLKRLKTNVDVLTLTATPIPRTLHMSMLGVRDLSVIETPPENRFPVQTYVVEHSQTLVREAIERELARGGQVYYLYNRVQGIQEMAAQISMLVPEAKVGVGHGQMSETELEKTILDFLDGEYDVLVSTSIIETGVDIPNVNTLIVHDADKMGLSQLYQLRGRVGRSNRIAYAYFTYQRDKVLTEVAEKRLQSIKEFTELGSGFKIAMRDLSIRGAGNLLGAEQHGFIASVGFDLYSQMLAEEIQKRKVSMLGEQVVPSQDWNTSIDLGIDAYLPSDYIYDSIQKIEIYKKVAVVASFDEAAELEDELLDRFGELPLAVQNLLAVSRLKVFGRMYGIDSISQRGDDLLLQFYEGQDKVINTAQLAQVGNLFERRVQFEQGQNMLIRLKGKGLSDQQLLELLEQFLEAAKEPFNRKGDLQNAVKK; from the coding sequence TTGTTACAAGCACTTATAGACGTCTTTTCGGAAGATTCGGACTTTAAGTCCATTGCGGCTGGCACATCGGCCGGCATGAGAGAACAGCTGATCTCAGGTCTGTCCGGCTCGTCCCGGCAAATCTTGATGGCTGCACTGTATCAGAATCAGCAGCGTCCGCTGCTGGTGATTACGCACAATATGTTCTCGGCACAAAAGATTGCGGATGACCTTCAGGAGGTATTGTCTGCAGACCAGGTGCTGCTGTATCCGGCCAATGAATTGGTGGCAGCGGAATCAGCAGTTTCAAGCCCGGAGACCCTCGCTCAGCGGATTGATGTACTGCACCGTTGTGCACGTGGCTTCCGGGGTGTTGTTGTTGCGCCGTTTTCCGGTGTGCGCCGTCTGCTGCCGGCCACGGAAGTAATGGCCGATGCCCGGATTATATTAAACGATGGTGGAACGCTTGAGCTGGAATCTTTTTTAAGCCGGATGATCGAGCTTGGGTACGAGCGTGTGGAGCGAGTGGAAAGCCGCGGAGAAATGAGCGTGCGTGGTGGAATTATCGATTTCTATCCAATGACGTCGGCATTTGCTTTTAGAGTTGAGCTGTTTGACGAGGACATTGATTCCATCCGTACTTTTGATCCTTCCGACCAGCGCTCGATTGATAAGGTCAAAGAAGTGATTATTACGCCTTGCAAAGAAATAATTGCAGATACGGAGCGTTTGAGCCGTGCGGCGGATATCATCTCAAGAATGCTGGAGACCCAGCTGGAAAGAATGACTGACAGGCAGGCAAAGCTTAGATTGCGTGAGGAAATTAACCGTGAGATGGAAATGCTGCGGGAGCGTGTCTATTTCCCGGAAATTTACAAATACATTTCACTGCTCTATCCGGAAAAAACGCATTTATATGATTATATGCCTGAAGACACGCTGCTTATTATGGATGAACCAGCACGTCTTCTTGAAACGGCCAAGCAGCTTGAGCGAGATGAGGCCGAATGGAATTTGCATTTGATGCAAAACGGCAAGTCCTTGCCAGATCTGCCGCTGTCGCTCGACAGTGACGAGGTGATGTATCAGCATCGGTTCCAGACATTGCTCATTTCGATATTTTTGCGTCAAGTTCCAAGAATCCAGCCACAGAACATCGTCAACTTTATTACCCGTGGCATGCAGGATTTCCACGGGCAGATGAACGTGCTTAAGGCCGAGATGGAACGCTGGCATAAAACCGGCGTAAAAGTCATGATGTTGGCCGGCGGACCGGACCGTATGGATCGGATGAAACGTGTTCTTAACGATTACGGTATTGACGAGCCTGTAATGCTCGAGGGAAGTCTACAGAACGGCTTTGAGATGCCTTCGGTTCATGCTGCAATTATTACCGAAGCAGAAATGTTCTCTCAGAAGCAGCGGAAAGCACGCAAAACAAACAAAAACATGGATAACGCCGAACGGATCAAAAGTTACACGGAGCTCAAGGTCGGCGACTATGTCGTGCATCAAAATCACGGTATCGGAAAATATATGGGGATCGGAACGCTTGAAATCAACGGCATTCACAAGGATTACATGCATATCCTTTATGCCGGAAGCGATAAGCTGTCCGTACCGATCGAGCAGATTGATCTCATTCAGAAATATGTGGGCTCTGAGGATAAGGAGCCGAAGGTTTATAAGCTCGGCGGCAATGAATGGACCCGCGTTAAGAACAAGGTCCGCTCGTCCGTTCAGGACATTGCGGATGATCTGATCAAGTTGTATGCTGACCGTCAATCCGCACCCGGCTACGGCTTTGAGAAGGATACAACGGAGCAGCAGGAGTTCGAGGATTTGTTCCCTTATGATGAAACCCATGATCAGCTCAGGGCCATTGGGGAGATCAAGAAGGATATGGAGCAGAACCGTCCGATGGACAGACTGCTCTGTGGCGATGTCGGTTACGGTAAGACCGAGGTTGCGGTCCGTGCAGCTTTTAAAGCCGCTATTGAAGGCAAGCAGGTGGCCGTACTTGTGCCGACGACGATTTTGGCTCAACAGCATTATGAGACGTTCCGGGAGCGGTTTGCCAATTATCCGATCAACATTCAGGTGTTGAGCCGGTTCCGCAGCCGTAAGGAACAGAATGAGACCATCAAGAAGGTGAAGCAGGGAACGGCCGATATTTTGATCGGAACGCACCGTCTTTTGTCGCAGGATCTCGTATTTAAAGATCTGGGTCTGCTGATTGTCGATGAGGAGCAGCGGTTTGGCGTAACCCACAAGGAAAAGCTAAAGCGCCTCAAGACGAATGTAGACGTGCTGACGCTGACGGCGACCCCGATTCCGCGTACGCTCCATATGTCGATGCTCGGTGTGCGCGATTTGTCTGTCATTGAGACTCCGCCGGAAAACCGTTTTCCGGTGCAGACGTATGTTGTTGAGCACAGTCAGACTCTTGTGAGAGAGGCCATTGAGCGGGAGCTGGCGCGCGGAGGACAAGTATATTATCTTTACAACCGGGTACAGGGTATACAGGAAATGGCTGCCCAAATCTCCATGCTCGTTCCAGAGGCTAAGGTGGGGGTAGGCCACGGCCAAATGTCTGAAACTGAACTGGAGAAGACCATTTTGGACTTCTTGGACGGTGAATACGACGTACTTGTAAGCACGAGCATTATTGAGACGGGTGTAGACATTCCGAATGTGAACACCCTGATTGTTCATGATGCGGACAAAATGGGACTGTCCCAGTTGTATCAGCTGCGCGGCCGGGTTGGTCGTTCCAATCGGATTGCTTATGCTTACTTCACATACCAACGCGACAAGGTGCTGACTGAAGTAGCTGAAAAGCGCCTCCAGTCTATCAAGGAATTCACGGAGCTCGGCTCCGGCTTCAAAATCGCGATGCGCGACTTATCCATTCGCGGAGCGGGAAATCTGCTCGGTGCCGAGCAGCACGGATTTATCGCCTCCGTCGGCTTTGATTTGTATTCGCAGATGCTGGCCGAAGAAATTCAGAAGCGTAAAGTAAGTATGTTGGGTGAGCAGGTAGTTCCCTCCCAAGACTGGAATACCTCCATTGATCTTGGAATTGATGCTTATTTGCCGTCGGATTATATCTATGACAGCATTCAGAAGATTGAGATATACAAGAAGGTGGCAGTCGTGGCCTCATTCGATGAAGCGGCTGAGCTTGAAGATGAGCTGCTTGACCGATTCGGAGAGTTGCCACTGGCGGTGCAAAATCTGCTTGCAGTTTCGCGTCTGAAAGTGTTCGGACGGATGTACGGAATAGACTCTATCTCTCAACGCGGAGATGATTTGCTTTTGCAGTTTTATGAAGGACAGGATAAGGTAATTAATACAGCTCAGCTTGCGCAAGTTGGAAATCTGTTCGAAAGACGTGTACAATTTGAACAGGGCCAGAACATGCTGATCCGTCTGAAGGGCAAAGGCCTTTCGGATCAACAGTTGTTGGAACTGCTGGAGCAGTTTCTTGAGGCCGCCAAGGAGCCATTCAACAGGAAGGGAGATTTACAAAATGCCGTCAAGAAATAA
- a CDS encoding anti-sigma-F factor Fin family protein, whose translation MAINYTCRHCRTFQGRIESSEISESQLGFDSLTPEERKDIIAYDFNGDVTVRVTCDHCREALETHPELSLLANPLQ comes from the coding sequence ATGGCGATAAATTATACCTGCAGACACTGCCGGACATTTCAGGGCCGGATTGAATCGAGCGAGATTTCAGAGTCTCAGCTTGGATTCGATTCCTTGACCCCCGAGGAACGCAAGGATATAATAGCGTATGATTTTAACGGAGATGTTACCGTACGAGTAACCTGCGATCATTGCAGGGAAGCACTGGAAACTCATCCGGAGCTCAGTCTGTTGGCCAATCCTCTTCAGTAA
- the pth gene encoding aminoacyl-tRNA hydrolase: protein MKWIVGLGNPGPAYEKTRHNVGFMALDALAERHGMKFNNSKCKSVIAEGFIGGKKTVLIKPMTFMNLSGEAVRAFMDYYKVDLEDMIVVYDDLDTTVGKIRLRYQGSAGGHNGIKSIIQHTGTQTFNRVRMGISRPEPGFAVVDYVLGNFPKNERDLLKSMIDTTCDSLEYSLDHTFEQTMQKFNG, encoded by the coding sequence ATGAAATGGATTGTCGGATTGGGCAACCCTGGTCCAGCTTATGAGAAGACGCGCCACAATGTTGGGTTTATGGCACTTGATGCCTTGGCGGAGCGTCATGGGATGAAATTTAATAACAGCAAATGCAAATCGGTGATCGCAGAAGGCTTCATCGGAGGCAAGAAGACCGTTTTGATTAAACCAATGACATTTATGAATCTGTCAGGGGAAGCTGTACGTGCGTTTATGGATTACTATAAAGTCGATTTGGAAGATATGATTGTTGTATATGACGACCTAGACACTACCGTTGGAAAAATTCGTCTGAGATACCAAGGCAGCGCAGGCGGACATAACGGCATCAAATCGATTATTCAGCATACAGGAACCCAAACATTTAATCGGGTAAGAATGGGGATATCACGCCCCGAACCGGGATTTGCTGTAGTTGATTATGTGCTGGGGAATTTCCCTAAAAATGAACGTGACCTGTTAAAAAGTATGATAGATACAACCTGTGATTCTCTCGAATACAGTCTGGACCATACTTTTGAACAGACGATGCAAAAATTTAACGGTTAG
- a CDS encoding ribose-phosphate diphosphokinase, which yields MTYLDSKLKIFTCNSNPKLAHQIADYIGIPMGESHTTSFSDGEIQVKLSESVRGCHVYIVQSTCGPVNDNLMELLVMVDALKRASAKSINVVIPYYGYARQDRKARSRDPITAKLVANLIEKAGAHRVITMDLHAMQIQGFFDIPVDHLLGVPIIAQYFRSKQIENPVVVSPDHGGVVRARKLADFLNAPLAIIDKRRPEPNVSEVMNIIGNIEGKTAILIDDIIDTAGTICLGANALMEGGVKEVYACCTHPVLSGPAMERLENSPLKEVIVTDTIPITHDNPSSKLTVLSVAPLMGEAIIRVHEELSISKLFEIE from the coding sequence ATGACTTATCTTGATTCTAAATTGAAAATTTTCACTTGTAATTCCAACCCAAAGCTAGCCCATCAAATTGCCGATTATATCGGAATTCCGATGGGGGAGTCCCATACAACAAGCTTTAGCGATGGTGAGATCCAAGTAAAGCTCTCCGAAAGCGTCCGCGGCTGTCATGTATATATCGTGCAGTCTACCTGTGGACCGGTCAATGATAACCTGATGGAGCTTTTGGTTATGGTTGACGCACTGAAGCGTGCATCCGCGAAGAGCATCAATGTGGTTATTCCATATTATGGATATGCTCGTCAGGACCGTAAAGCGCGTTCCCGGGATCCGATCACCGCGAAACTGGTTGCAAATCTTATTGAAAAGGCCGGCGCCCATCGAGTCATCACCATGGATTTGCACGCGATGCAGATTCAAGGCTTCTTCGATATTCCGGTTGACCATCTTCTCGGTGTTCCGATCATTGCTCAATATTTCCGTTCGAAGCAAATTGAGAACCCGGTGGTCGTATCACCAGACCATGGTGGTGTAGTTCGTGCCAGAAAGCTAGCTGACTTCCTGAATGCTCCACTTGCGATCATTGATAAACGACGTCCAGAACCGAACGTTAGTGAAGTCATGAATATTATCGGAAATATCGAGGGCAAAACGGCGATCCTGATCGATGATATCATCGATACGGCTGGAACGATTTGCCTCGGCGCAAACGCATTGATGGAAGGCGGCGTAAAAGAAGTATACGCATGCTGTACACATCCGGTACTTTCCGGTCCAGCGATGGAGAGACTGGAAAATTCCCCGCTTAAGGAGGTTATTGTGACGGACACAATTCCGATTACACATGATAATCCGAGCAGCAAGCTGACGGTATTGTCAGTTGCTCCACTCATGGGTGAAGCGATTATTCGTGTCCATGAAGAATTGTCCATCAGCAAGCTGTTCGAGATTGAATAA
- the glmU gene encoding bifunctional UDP-N-acetylglucosamine diphosphorylase/glucosamine-1-phosphate N-acetyltransferase GlmU — MKRLAIVLAAGQGKRMKSKLYKVLHPVCGKPMVGHVLRTVDQVRCERSVVVVGHGAETVRSYLGDAAEYVLQEEQLGTGHAVKQAKDLLGSEQGSTIVICGDTPLVTPETLEGLLELHENSKAAATVLTAHMDNPKGYGRVIRGEEGNVLRIVEQKDCSPEEDAVCEINTGTYCFDNAKLFDALEKVTNQNAQQEYYLTDVIGIMKQAGETVLAYQTDDQAESIGVNDRLALSQAEGYMRERITRRHMLNGVTIIDPASTYIGADVTIGADTVLYPGTILKGNTVIGGECEIGPNSEIEDSVIADGVSVKYSVLCQAEVGESSTVGPFAYLRPGSKLGEHVKVGDFVEVKNSTIDNGSKVSHLSYIGDAKVGKNVNVGCGAITVNYDGYNKFVTEIEDDAFVGSNVNLIAPVKVGKGAFIVAGSTITQSVPENDLAIARQRQENKPGYAEKIRAHAKAKKNSQSQS; from the coding sequence TTGAAAAGATTGGCTATTGTCCTCGCCGCTGGGCAGGGCAAACGAATGAAATCGAAACTATATAAAGTGCTTCACCCCGTCTGTGGGAAACCGATGGTGGGTCATGTATTGCGAACGGTTGATCAGGTACGCTGCGAACGCAGTGTTGTGGTTGTTGGCCATGGAGCGGAAACAGTTCGTTCTTATCTGGGAGATGCGGCGGAATATGTGCTGCAAGAAGAACAGCTTGGAACCGGCCATGCCGTGAAACAGGCAAAAGATCTTCTAGGCAGTGAACAAGGTTCGACGATCGTCATTTGCGGAGACACACCGCTAGTCACACCTGAGACACTGGAAGGCTTGCTGGAGCTGCACGAGAACAGCAAAGCTGCCGCAACCGTGCTGACGGCTCATATGGACAACCCTAAAGGCTATGGACGGGTTATCCGGGGCGAAGAAGGCAATGTGCTGCGAATAGTGGAGCAGAAGGACTGTAGTCCTGAGGAAGACGCTGTGTGTGAGATTAATACAGGTACGTATTGTTTTGACAATGCTAAGCTGTTTGACGCGCTGGAAAAAGTAACGAACCAAAACGCGCAGCAAGAATATTATTTAACCGATGTCATCGGTATCATGAAACAAGCCGGCGAAACGGTACTGGCTTATCAAACTGACGATCAAGCCGAATCCATCGGAGTTAACGACCGCCTGGCCTTGTCGCAAGCTGAGGGCTATATGAGGGAGCGTATAACACGTCGTCATATGCTGAACGGGGTAACGATAATTGATCCTGCTTCCACATATATTGGAGCCGATGTGACGATAGGCGCAGACACGGTTCTATATCCGGGTACAATATTAAAAGGTAATACCGTTATCGGCGGGGAGTGTGAGATCGGACCTAACAGTGAAATCGAAGATTCGGTTATCGCGGATGGAGTGTCTGTAAAATATTCAGTTCTCTGCCAAGCCGAAGTTGGCGAGAGCTCAACCGTAGGGCCGTTCGCTTATTTGCGTCCTGGTTCCAAACTGGGTGAGCACGTGAAGGTCGGCGACTTCGTTGAAGTGAAAAACTCAACGATTGATAACGGATCAAAAGTGTCCCACTTGAGTTATATTGGAGATGCAAAAGTCGGCAAGAACGTTAATGTTGGTTGTGGTGCGATAACGGTGAACTATGATGGTTATAATAAATTCGTTACCGAAATTGAGGATGATGCTTTTGTTGGCAGCAACGTTAATTTGATTGCGCCGGTTAAGGTTGGTAAAGGCGCGTTTATCGTAGCTGGCTCCACCATCACTCAATCCGTACCGGAGAACGATTTGGCAATAGCAAGACAGCGGCAGGAAAATAAGCCCGGTTACGCTGAAAAAATCCGGGCACACGCAAAAGCAAAGAAGAACAGTCAGTCACAATCATAA